Proteins from a single region of bacterium:
- a CDS encoding beta-N-acetylhexosaminidase gives MGKTGWSLIAGFMCCLVLAAGGDKLMAQQSTGVTAALEIVPQPVKVVPGKGLFALKPSTVIAITDDTVELMSLGRYLSDQIRLLTEYTLEVRRTSGAAVAPGTIVLTTQGADRTLGDEGYSLKVSWESVIISAQKPAGVFYGIQTFRQMIMSGDDSWRFSRSIPAVEISDKPSYTWRGFQLDCSRHFMSLDFVKRYIDLLAYHKMNVFHWHLTDDQGWRIEIKRYPELTRAGAFYGDGDNRHGGYYTQDEAREIVAYAKSRYITVVPEIEMPGHATAAIAAYPELSCAGKPLKVESTWGIHPNLFCAGKESTFEFIENVLTELCDIFPSPYIHIGGDEAVKDQWKACPLCQKRMKELGLKNENELQGYFTTRIDTFVQTLNRNIVGWDEILEGGPSKTAVVQSWRGMEGAVEGAKKGHRVISSPAPFVYLDFPNTEDGTNDTGWLKVTTLEKVYSFEPTPAELTPAEAALILGGECPLWTERAPQPEVDHMVFPRLCALAEVVWTPPERRNWADFSRRMEVHYRRLDALGVDYFTPYTPVGSWDPKDIGNSFATLDRDITDALREPGHYRLALRHDTGANGVTIEWAAILENGREMARDTHEGVSGKRRAGHNYRFRVDTTRPGARYTLRVSLRGDGGTDTKGTLLLRHFK, from the coding sequence ATGGGTAAAACAGGCTGGAGTTTAATAGCGGGATTCATGTGCTGTCTGGTTCTGGCTGCCGGAGGGGATAAACTTATGGCTCAACAGTCAACGGGTGTGACCGCAGCTCTCGAAATTGTTCCGCAGCCGGTGAAGGTCGTTCCGGGCAAAGGCTTGTTTGCCCTGAAGCCATCGACCGTAATCGCCATCACGGACGATACCGTCGAATTGATGAGCCTGGGACGATATCTTTCAGACCAGATAAGGCTTCTCACCGAGTATACCCTCGAAGTGCGCCGGACATCGGGCGCCGCAGTAGCCCCGGGCACGATAGTCCTGACGACACAGGGAGCCGACAGAACACTCGGCGATGAGGGATACTCCCTGAAGGTTTCTTGGGAATCCGTCATAATTTCGGCGCAGAAACCCGCCGGTGTTTTTTATGGCATTCAGACGTTCAGGCAGATGATCATGTCCGGCGACGACAGCTGGAGATTCTCGCGTTCCATTCCCGCTGTCGAAATTTCGGACAAACCATCGTATACATGGCGCGGATTTCAGCTCGACTGTTCCCGTCATTTCATGAGCCTCGACTTTGTGAAGCGGTATATCGATCTTCTCGCATACCACAAGATGAATGTCTTCCACTGGCACCTGACCGATGACCAGGGCTGGCGTATCGAAATAAAGCGCTATCCCGAGCTTACGAGGGCCGGGGCGTTTTATGGCGACGGCGATAACCGTCACGGCGGATACTATACGCAGGATGAAGCCCGCGAGATCGTGGCATATGCGAAGAGCCGCTACATAACCGTTGTCCCGGAAATCGAGATGCCGGGGCATGCCACCGCGGCGATTGCGGCTTATCCGGAGCTTTCCTGCGCCGGGAAGCCCCTCAAGGTGGAGTCGACCTGGGGTATTCACCCGAACCTGTTCTGCGCCGGAAAGGAATCGACATTCGAGTTCATCGAAAATGTGCTCACGGAGCTCTGCGACATATTCCCGTCCCCCTATATTCATATCGGCGGCGACGAGGCGGTGAAAGACCAGTGGAAAGCCTGCCCGCTCTGCCAGAAACGCATGAAGGAGCTGGGACTCAAGAACGAGAATGAGCTTCAGGGCTATTTTACCACCCGTATCGATACATTCGTGCAGACACTCAACCGTAACATCGTCGGCTGGGACGAAATCCTCGAGGGAGGCCCCTCGAAAACCGCCGTGGTTCAGTCGTGGCGCGGCATGGAAGGAGCGGTCGAGGGCGCGAAAAAGGGACATCGGGTGATCTCGTCCCCCGCGCCTTTCGTGTACCTTGATTTTCCGAATACCGAGGACGGCACCAACGATACGGGCTGGCTCAAGGTCACCACTCTCGAAAAAGTGTATTCGTTCGAGCCGACCCCGGCCGAGCTGACTCCCGCGGAGGCTGCGCTCATTTTGGGCGGCGAATGCCCGCTGTGGACGGAGCGGGCGCCCCAGCCCGAAGTCGATCACATGGTGTTCCCGCGTCTGTGCGCCCTTGCGGAGGTGGTCTGGACGCCCCCGGAACGCAGGAACTGGGCCGATTTCTCGAGACGCATGGAGGTGCATTACCGGCGGCTCGACGCGCTCGGTGTGGATTATTTCACCCCGTACACCCCGGTCGGTTCATGGGATCCGAAGGATATCGGGAATTCGTTCGCGACCCTTGACCGTGACATCACCGATGCGCTCAGGGAGCCCGGCCATTACCGTCTGGCGCTCCGTCACGATACCGGCGCGAACGGCGTGACGATCGAGTGGGCAGCCATCCTCGAAAACGGCCGTGAGATGGCGCGCGACACGCACGAGGGAGTGAGCGGAAAACGGCGGGCCGGTCACAATTACCGTTTCAGGGTGGATACAACCCGTCCCGGCGCCCGTTATACGCTCAGGGTGAGCCTCCGCGGGGACGGCGGAACCGACACGAAGGGAACACTGCTTTTGAGGCATTTTAAGTGA
- a CDS encoding DUF2752 domain-containing protein — protein sequence MIKWPAIKRLYLSLQRVISIRRFGFPALVIYGISVNPINGDRGIPCLWRLVFGMDCPCCGLSRADALLFRGHFLDAVRMNWLIIPVVLVFFYYFTETVVNQYHMRRKSWLN from the coding sequence ATGATCAAGTGGCCTGCAATCAAGAGGCTCTATCTATCACTCCAGCGAGTAATTTCTATTCGTAGGTTTGGATTCCCAGCTCTCGTTATCTACGGTATATCAGTTAATCCGATAAATGGAGATCGCGGAATTCCGTGCCTGTGGCGTTTAGTTTTCGGAATGGACTGCCCATGTTGTGGACTGTCACGGGCTGATGCTCTTCTATTCAGGGGGCATTTCTTGGATGCAGTGAGAATGAACTGGCTCATTATCCCAGTAGTTCTAGTATTCTTTTACTATTTCACCGAAACTGTTGTAAACCAATACCACATGAGGAGGAAGTCATGGCTCAATTAG
- a CDS encoding TM2 domain-containing protein gives MAQLGAAELAALTKDLDDSKKMIFQSQYSSEKKDRGTAMIVALFNWDRIWFGDTGLGILKLLTVGLCGIWWLIDLFTAGSRCDDYNRAKAEEIVASLKLTK, from the coding sequence ATGGCTCAATTAGGTGCAGCAGAACTCGCGGCGTTGACAAAGGATCTTGATGACTCGAAGAAAATGATCTTTCAGTCGCAGTACTCCTCAGAGAAAAAGGACAGAGGCACTGCGATGATAGTGGCTCTGTTTAACTGGGATCGCATCTGGTTTGGTGATACGGGCCTTGGAATTTTGAAGTTGCTCACTGTCGGGCTGTGTGGTATTTGGTGGCTGATCGACCTTTTCACGGCTGGATCGCGTTGTGACGATTACAACCGTGCAAAGGCAGAGGAAATAGTCGCATCTCTCAAACTGACAAAGTAG
- a CDS encoding L-2-amino-thiazoline-4-carboxylic acid hydrolase: MIELSEKQIGEYHHRNYTAVDGLWFMKVEEKYGFDAALDVDNEVWKVLPKIQARMLKSFGNVGDGIDALRECLETKLRLEGFEFHTKTGKNGGFSVIIDGCPWHNTMVKVGREKYSSLVGNRICRTEYTTFAYEFDSRIQFEMETQICCRARQCILNFFM, encoded by the coding sequence ATGATTGAACTGAGCGAAAAACAGATCGGCGAATATCATCACCGGAACTATACCGCGGTCGACGGGCTGTGGTTTATGAAGGTCGAGGAAAAGTACGGGTTCGATGCCGCGCTCGATGTTGACAACGAGGTCTGGAAGGTGCTTCCCAAGATTCAGGCGCGGATGCTGAAATCTTTCGGGAATGTGGGCGACGGGATCGATGCGCTCCGTGAGTGTCTCGAAACGAAGCTCCGGCTCGAGGGTTTCGAATTTCATACCAAAACCGGTAAAAACGGCGGTTTTTCAGTTATCATAGACGGCTGTCCCTGGCACAATACGATGGTGAAAGTCGGCCGTGAGAAATACTCTTCCCTGGTGGGAAACCGTATTTGCAGAACCGAATACACCACATTCGCGTATGAGTTCGACAGCCGGATACAATTCGAGATGGAGACTCAGATCTGCTGCCGGGCGCGTCAGTGTATCCTCAACTTTTTCATGTGA
- a CDS encoding RtcB family protein, translated as MAAPDIIEKIAENVWEIPVGYKTGMRVPARIYASGKLLGEMDDGVFEQVTNVAMLPGIVSHAFCMPDGHWGYGFPIGGVAAVDPCEGVISPGGIGFDINCGMRLLRTGLTYDEVKPHLRKLVDRLFERIPAGVGSSGFIRISRDDFRGVVETGAAWCVKNGYGTEDDLERTEEHGCIDGADASKVSTKAVERGYKQIGTLGSGNHYLEIQVAKPENIYDRELAEKFGITMPDQVMVMLHCGSRGFGHQVATDYLHTFITVMGKKYGIVTPDRELACAPFRSEEGQDYFAAMKCAINMSYVNRQVILHRVREVFSEIFRRDPLDMGMHQIYDIAHNTAMLERHVIDGAEREVLVHRKGATRAFAPGNSSLPKIYQETGQPVIIGGSMETGSYLLTGMKSGDQTFFTTAHGSGRTMSRNKAKRLYNGKQLQRDLDDRGIYIRTASFSGLAEEVGSAYKNIDDVAAATEHAGISRRVVRFTPIGNIKG; from the coding sequence ATGGCCGCACCGGATATAATCGAAAAAATCGCCGAAAACGTCTGGGAGATACCGGTCGGGTATAAAACCGGCATGCGCGTCCCGGCCCGTATTTACGCTTCCGGGAAGCTGCTCGGCGAAATGGATGACGGCGTCTTCGAGCAGGTTACCAATGTGGCGATGCTGCCGGGAATTGTCAGTCATGCGTTCTGCATGCCGGACGGTCACTGGGGATACGGGTTTCCCATCGGCGGTGTCGCGGCTGTCGACCCCTGTGAGGGTGTCATATCCCCGGGCGGCATCGGGTTTGACATAAACTGCGGCATGCGGCTCCTGCGGACCGGGTTGACGTATGACGAGGTGAAACCGCATCTCCGGAAGCTCGTGGACAGGCTGTTCGAGCGTATTCCCGCCGGCGTGGGCAGCTCGGGATTTATCAGGATATCGCGGGACGATTTCCGCGGCGTGGTCGAGACCGGTGCAGCATGGTGCGTCAAAAACGGGTACGGCACGGAGGATGACCTCGAACGCACCGAGGAGCATGGCTGCATCGATGGAGCCGATGCGTCGAAAGTGAGCACCAAGGCGGTCGAGCGCGGGTACAAACAGATCGGGACGCTCGGTTCCGGGAACCATTACCTCGAAATCCAGGTGGCGAAACCCGAAAATATCTATGACCGTGAGCTCGCCGAAAAATTTGGAATAACCATGCCCGACCAGGTCATGGTCATGCTCCACTGCGGCAGCCGCGGTTTCGGGCATCAGGTGGCGACCGATTACCTCCACACCTTCATAACGGTGATGGGGAAAAAGTACGGCATCGTCACCCCCGACCGTGAGCTTGCCTGCGCTCCCTTTCGTTCCGAGGAGGGGCAGGATTATTTCGCCGCCATGAAATGCGCCATCAACATGTCCTATGTCAACCGTCAGGTTATCCTGCACCGGGTGCGCGAGGTGTTTTCCGAAATCTTCCGCCGCGACCCGCTCGATATGGGAATGCACCAGATATATGACATCGCGCATAACACCGCCATGCTCGAACGGCATGTCATCGACGGCGCCGAACGTGAGGTTCTCGTCCACCGCAAGGGTGCGACACGCGCTTTCGCCCCGGGTAACAGCTCGCTCCCGAAGATTTACCAGGAAACGGGTCAGCCGGTCATTATCGGCGGCAGCATGGAAACCGGTTCCTATCTCCTCACCGGCATGAAGAGCGGGGATCAGACATTCTTTACCACGGCGCACGGCAGCGGGAGGACGATGAGCCGCAATAAGGCGAAACGGCTCTATAACGGCAAACAGCTCCAGCGCGATCTGGACGACCGCGGAATCTATATCCGCACCGCATCCTTCTCCGGTCTCGCCGAAGAGGTGGGCAGCGCATACAAGAACATCGACGATGTGGCTGCGGCGACCGAGCACGCGGGCATCAGCAGGCGTGTTGTCAGATTCACCCCCATCGGGAATATCAAGGGATGA
- a CDS encoding archease, which yields MPYRYLDDIATADAAFEAWGASLEELFIAAADALLNVMVENLETIAGRERRTIRCEAESLGMLLIRFLEELVFIKDAQRLFLRVERLGIEQTGDMWNLVAQVYGEEINPERHELNADVKAVTYHRFSLEQCGQEWRATVVLDI from the coding sequence ATGCCATACCGTTACCTTGACGATATAGCGACAGCCGATGCCGCGTTCGAGGCGTGGGGCGCTTCTCTGGAGGAGCTTTTTATCGCCGCCGCGGACGCCCTTCTGAACGTGATGGTGGAGAACCTCGAAACCATCGCAGGCCGTGAACGGCGGACCATCCGGTGTGAAGCCGAATCACTCGGAATGCTCCTCATCCGCTTCCTCGAAGAGCTTGTATTCATTAAGGATGCCCAGCGGCTTTTCCTGAGGGTTGAGCGCCTCGGTATCGAACAGACCGGCGACATGTGGAACCTTGTCGCACAGGTGTATGGCGAGGAGATAAATCCGGAGAGGCACGAGCTCAACGCGGATGTCAAGGCGGTGACCTACCACCGGTTCAGCCTCGAACAGTGCGGTCAGGAATGGCGCGCGACCGTCGTGCTCGATATTTAG
- a CDS encoding DUF2461 domain-containing protein, with product MTSLPVFGGFPKECVTFFEQLSKNNSTSWFQRHKKDFDMFVLEPARLFVTDMGDRLRFISPRINADPRVNRSLFRINRDTRFSKDKTPYKTHLGIWFWEGAGPRMEASGYYFHIEPGTLMLGTGIYCFTKPQLDRYRDYVVHKKHGAELAQIIGSITSSGGCTLGGSHYKRVPRGFDPTHKNATLLLHNGLYAGIETKIPEELFSEELIDWCFERYSHMAPLHNWLMKITR from the coding sequence ATGACATCGCTGCCGGTGTTCGGGGGATTTCCGAAAGAATGTGTCACGTTTTTCGAGCAGTTGTCAAAAAACAACTCCACTTCATGGTTTCAGCGCCACAAAAAGGATTTTGACATGTTTGTTCTGGAGCCGGCCCGTCTGTTTGTCACCGACATGGGCGACCGTCTCCGTTTCATATCGCCCAGGATCAACGCCGATCCGCGGGTCAACCGCTCGCTGTTCCGCATCAACCGCGACACACGGTTCAGCAAGGACAAAACACCCTACAAAACACACCTCGGAATCTGGTTCTGGGAAGGCGCGGGCCCCCGCATGGAAGCCTCGGGGTACTACTTCCATATCGAACCGGGTACGCTCATGCTCGGCACAGGTATATACTGTTTCACCAAGCCCCAGCTCGACCGTTACCGTGACTATGTCGTGCATAAAAAGCACGGGGCAGAGCTTGCACAGATAATCGGGAGTATAACCTCATCGGGCGGCTGCACTCTCGGCGGGAGCCACTACAAACGTGTTCCGCGCGGATTCGATCCGACCCACAAAAACGCCACCCTCCTCCTCCACAACGGCCTTTATGCAGGTATCGAGACAAAAATCCCCGAGGAGCTTTTTTCGGAGGAGCTGATAGACTGGTGTTTCGAGCGGTACAGCCACATGGCGCCCCTCCACAACTGGCTCATGAAGATAACGAGGTAG
- a CDS encoding cupin domain-containing protein — MHVKHYLDVEAKPVGEGAKNTTIRWLIAGPEGAPNFYMRLFEIGPEGNTPHHAHQWEHEVFILEGQGKLVGDGVSFPLKPGDSVFVPGGENHHFESAGGKTMKMICLVPVTK, encoded by the coding sequence ATGCACGTCAAACATTACCTCGATGTAGAGGCGAAACCGGTCGGCGAGGGCGCGAAGAACACCACCATACGATGGCTCATCGCCGGGCCGGAAGGCGCTCCGAACTTTTACATGCGCCTCTTCGAGATCGGGCCGGAGGGAAACACTCCACACCATGCACACCAGTGGGAGCACGAGGTCTTCATCCTCGAAGGCCAGGGAAAACTCGTGGGAGACGGGGTTTCATTTCCCCTCAAACCCGGCGATTCGGTTTTTGTTCCCGGGGGTGAAAACCACCATTTCGAGAGCGCAGGCGGAAAAACCATGAAGATGATCTGCCTTGTACCCGTTACAAAGTAA